In a genomic window of Sulfurimonas denitrificans DSM 1251:
- a CDS encoding BrnT family toxin, translated as MAFECLDLDELVGFEWDDGNILKNEIKHGLKWQIIEEIFFNEPLVLLEDKSHSSDDECRCVVLGYTNEKQLATVIFTKRKNKIRVISARPMSKKEKILYENFTKI; from the coding sequence ATGGCGTTTGAATGTTTAGACTTAGATGAGTTGGTCGGCTTTGAGTGGGATGATGGAAATATTCTTAAAAATGAGATAAAACATGGTTTAAAATGGCAAATCATAGAGGAGATTTTCTTTAATGAGCCATTGGTTTTGCTTGAAGATAAAAGCCATTCATCTGATGATGAGTGTAGATGTGTAGTGCTTGGATATACCAATGAGAAACAGCTTGCGACGGTTATATTTACAAAACGAAAAAATAAAATAAGGGTCATATCTGCAAGACCTATGAGCAAAAAGGAGAAAATTTTATATGAAAACTTTACCAAAATTTAA
- a CDS encoding GGDEF domain-containing protein: MTTKSKLLLVVTIMLLGLTAATIVNIALNFREYSIKSATDKAEMAANIVKDGITAHMVNGIMDKREYFLNQISSTGSVEFLRLIRSQGVIKQYGDGLDKENTKDTIDEEVLKTGEPVEKITETATSTKLRVTIPYKATSDNTVASCLNCHNVNKGDVLGVISMEFDITETRNSGMMTVLKILGINLLFIFVVLLLMNYFVTPYMKLFSNLQEGIKKAYSGDFSHEFVSNVGGDAKNVVKQMNSLFSKMQETFGDIKFNLATFIPQGSVSISDPLHEAKTIISELSDIYKFKKTIELDASKSDVYIRIIDILKLKYHVGHFAFYEVNNVTSERKLIYSTEEETICFEKTNKNAMECRAHRTNSVTISTEFPNLCRACVSQNLDYVCIPFNINHDISLTVSMTSGNRDEVDLMKKNISSIRHYLEAAKPVIESQILMEKLRDTSLRDGMTGLYNRRFLEEIIDKIMSQANRNKETYAVLMLDVDFFKMVNDTYGHDVGDKVIVALSKILKNSIRESDLAIRYGGEEFLILLSNATDEGIMQVANKIHSNFAALSFDVGTSETLKKTISIGISKFPTDGDTIWKCIKYADTALYEAKNTGRNKIVEFKKDMFKSGDEF; encoded by the coding sequence ATGACAACAAAATCAAAGCTTCTTTTAGTCGTAACCATAATGCTATTGGGGCTTACCGCAGCTACAATTGTAAATATAGCCCTTAATTTTAGAGAGTACAGCATAAAAAGTGCTACAGATAAAGCTGAGATGGCTGCAAATATAGTTAAAGATGGCATCACGGCTCATATGGTTAATGGAATAATGGATAAAAGAGAGTATTTTTTAAACCAAATATCAAGCACTGGAAGTGTAGAGTTCTTAAGACTCATAAGAAGTCAGGGTGTTATAAAGCAGTATGGAGACGGCTTAGATAAAGAAAATACTAAAGATACCATTGATGAAGAGGTTTTAAAAACAGGTGAGCCTGTAGAGAAGATTACCGAAACTGCAACTAGTACAAAACTTAGAGTTACTATACCTTACAAGGCAACTTCTGACAATACAGTAGCAAGCTGTTTAAACTGTCATAATGTAAACAAGGGAGATGTCTTAGGCGTAATAAGTATGGAGTTTGATATTACAGAAACTAGAAACAGCGGAATGATGACTGTACTAAAAATTCTTGGAATAAATCTTCTATTTATTTTCGTTGTTTTACTATTAATGAATTACTTTGTAACCCCATATATGAAACTTTTTTCAAATCTTCAAGAGGGAATTAAAAAAGCTTACAGCGGGGATTTCTCTCATGAATTTGTATCAAATGTAGGCGGCGATGCTAAAAATGTAGTAAAACAGATGAACTCTTTATTTAGCAAAATGCAAGAAACATTTGGGGATATAAAGTTTAATCTTGCTACTTTTATACCTCAGGGAAGCGTATCAATAAGTGATCCACTACATGAAGCAAAAACTATCATCAGTGAGTTGTCTGATATTTATAAATTTAAAAAGACTATCGAACTTGATGCTTCAAAAAGTGATGTATATATAAGAATAATTGACATTCTTAAACTAAAATACCATGTAGGTCATTTTGCTTTTTATGAAGTCAACAATGTTACATCTGAGAGAAAATTGATATACAGTACTGAAGAAGAAACTATCTGTTTTGAAAAAACTAATAAAAATGCGATGGAGTGCAGAGCGCACAGAACCAATAGTGTTACAATCTCAACAGAATTCCCAAATCTTTGTCGTGCATGTGTAAGTCAAAACCTAGACTATGTTTGTATCCCTTTTAACATAAATCACGATATATCCCTAACGGTCTCTATGACATCTGGAAATAGAGATGAAGTTGATCTTATGAAGAAAAATATCTCAAGTATCAGACACTATCTTGAAGCTGCAAAACCTGTTATTGAGAGTCAAATATTGATGGAAAAACTAAGAGACACTTCTCTTCGTGATGGAATGACAGGACTTTATAATAGAAGATTTTTAGAAGAGATAATCGATAAAATCATGAGTCAAGCAAACAGAAATAAAGAGACATATGCAGTTCTTATGCTCGATGTTGACTTTTTTAAAATGGTAAACGATACTTATGGGCATGATGTGGGAGACAAGGTAATAGTTGCCCTCTCAAAAATATTAAAAAATTCTATCCGTGAGTCTGATTTAGCTATTCGTTATGGAGGAGAGGAGTTTCTTATTCTTCTTAGCAATGCAACAGATGAGGGAATTATGCAAGTTGCAAATAAAATACACTCTAACTTTGCTGCGCTCTCTTTTGATGTTGGAACGTCAGAGACGCTCAAAAAAACCATAAGCATAGGAATATCAAAATTCCCAACAGATGGAGACACTATCTGGAAATGTATAAAATATGCGGACACAGCACTATATGAAGCAAAAAATACAGGAAGAAACAAGATAGTAGAGTTTAAGAAAGATATGTTTAAAAGCGGGGATGAGTTTTAA
- a CDS encoding putative quinol monooxygenase produces MTITKKVTFIAKKDGVKKMKELLTAMVKPSKAEDGCIFYDIFQCKDRPEKFFAVETWRDEAALDGHRNSEHYKVYKSSYEQYCEDKYSDELEVLG; encoded by the coding sequence ATGACAATTACTAAAAAAGTGACATTTATAGCAAAAAAAGATGGTGTAAAAAAGATGAAAGAGCTTTTAACTGCTATGGTAAAACCTTCTAAAGCGGAAGACGGCTGCATATTTTACGATATTTTTCAATGCAAAGACAGACCTGAGAAGTTTTTTGCGGTTGAGACATGGAGAGATGAAGCGGCACTTGACGGGCATAGAAATTCTGAGCACTATAAAGTTTATAAATCAAGCTACGAGCAGTACTGCGAAGACAAATACAGCGACGAGTTAGAGGTTTTGGGGTAA
- the thiC gene encoding phosphomethylpyrimidine synthase ThiC translates to MRSLWVEKRKDDPVKTQMYYAKQGIITQEMEYVAKIEKLSPELIRSEIARGRLIIPANVNHTTLEPMAIGIAATCKINANIGSSAIASDVQGEVEKMQVSQHYKADTAMDLSTGGDLDEIRKAVIASSKIPIGTVPIYQILHDVGNKIEDLSIEVMLEVLERQAKQGVSYFTIHAGFLLETMPKIAKRKMGIVSRGGSLMAAWMMHYHRENPFYTAYDEILDICARYDVALSLGDSLRPGCLADASDDAQLGELKVLGELTLRAWEKNVQVMIEGPGHVPLNQIERNMKLQRELCHEAPFYILGPLVTDIAAGYDHISSAIGAAVGGWHGASMLCYVTPKEHLGLPNANDVREGIIAYKIAAHAADIARGRKGARDIDDEMSDARYRFDWNRQFELALDSERAREYHDETLPQDVFKEAEFCSMCGPKFCSYKITQSIMDNPEAIEQIAREVKEREALGA, encoded by the coding sequence ATGAGATCATTGTGGGTAGAGAAGCGTAAAGACGATCCAGTAAAGACGCAAATGTATTACGCAAAGCAAGGGATTATCACACAAGAGATGGAGTATGTTGCTAAAATTGAAAAACTCTCCCCTGAGTTAATTCGCAGTGAAATCGCACGAGGAAGATTGATTATTCCAGCAAATGTAAATCATACAACGCTTGAGCCCATGGCAATAGGAATAGCTGCTACATGTAAGATAAATGCCAATATCGGCTCATCTGCTATAGCTTCTGATGTTCAAGGTGAAGTTGAAAAAATGCAAGTTTCTCAACATTATAAAGCTGATACCGCTATGGATTTATCTACTGGCGGTGATTTAGACGAGATAAGAAAAGCAGTAATTGCTTCTTCAAAGATTCCAATTGGAACAGTACCAATCTATCAAATTTTACATGATGTAGGAAACAAGATAGAGGATTTAAGCATAGAAGTTATGCTTGAAGTTCTAGAGCGTCAAGCAAAACAGGGTGTTAGTTACTTTACCATACATGCTGGTTTTTTGTTAGAAACTATGCCAAAAATCGCTAAAAGAAAGATGGGAATTGTAAGCCGTGGCGGAAGTTTGATGGCTGCATGGATGATGCACTATCATAGAGAAAACCCATTTTATACAGCGTACGATGAAATCTTAGACATCTGTGCAAGATATGATGTTGCACTCTCTTTGGGTGACTCTCTTCGCCCAGGATGCTTAGCTGATGCTAGCGATGATGCGCAGTTAGGCGAGCTTAAAGTTTTGGGTGAGCTTACACTTAGAGCATGGGAGAAAAATGTTCAAGTTATGATTGAGGGACCAGGTCATGTTCCACTAAATCAGATTGAGCGTAATATGAAGCTCCAGCGTGAGCTTTGTCATGAAGCACCTTTTTATATATTAGGTCCCTTAGTTACAGATATTGCAGCTGGATATGATCATATCAGTTCAGCTATTGGAGCGGCTGTTGGCGGATGGCATGGTGCAAGTATGCTATGTTATGTTACACCAAAAGAGCATTTAGGACTTCCAAATGCAAATGATGTAAGAGAGGGAATAATCGCTTATAAAATCGCAGCCCATGCAGCTGATATAGCACGTGGACGTAAAGGTGCTAGAGACATAGATGATGAGATGAGTGATGCAAGGTATCGTTTTGACTGGAATAGACAATTTGAATTAGCGCTTGATAGCGAGAGAGCTAGAGAGTACCATGATGAAACACTTCCACAAGACGTATTTAAAGAAGCTGAGTTTTGTTCGATGTGTGGACCTAAATTTTGTTCATACAAAATAACTCAAAGTATTATGGATAACCCTGAAGCGATAGAGCAAATTGCCAGAGAAGTTAAAGAGAGAGAAGCTCTTGGAGCTTAA
- the glmS gene encoding glutamine--fructose-6-phosphate transaminase (isomerizing) yields MCGIVGYLGKKETKEILLDGLRELEYRGYDSAGIAVLENGHFSNFKAVGKLINLEEKTKNFKTDGFAIGIGHTRWATHGKPTELNAHPHLGESSYVVHNGIIENYATLKKELQNSGITFLSQTDTEVIVHQFEKNLKLCKDSFEAFAKTIKELHGAYAILLVTKSNPETIFFAKHGSPMLVGINDEDEKYFASSDTPLIGHCKSVSYFEDGDYGYVTSDEITIFNALDIKKEAKFSALSQNKLLAQKDGFRFFMEKEIYEQSVVISDTLMGRLREDEVVFDELDSTLFDGINEIKLCACGTSYHSAMSASYLFERYSKIKTSLEIASEFRYREPIMTKDTLFVAISQSGETADTLETLKMAKAAGLKTLVICNVDNSSMVRVADAAILTRAGIEKGVASTKAFATQVVVFWMLSLYVAKLKGSLTKMEIAAHISTLREVPSHVKVDDEMHERIKRVSKRYLHGHGFFFIGRDIFYPLALEGALKLKEISYLHAEGYPAGEMKHGPIALADPELFTIALLPKHLHYEKSKSNVEELSARDSTICAISQIPFDKADDFIEITTCESYMLEFFEMMVVVQLLSLEISIRLGNDVDMPRNLAKSVTVE; encoded by the coding sequence ATGTGCGGAATTGTTGGATATTTAGGCAAAAAAGAGACTAAAGAGATTTTATTGGATGGGCTTAGAGAGCTTGAATATCGTGGGTATGACTCAGCTGGAATAGCAGTTTTAGAAAATGGGCACTTCTCAAACTTCAAAGCAGTAGGCAAACTCATAAACCTTGAAGAAAAAACTAAAAATTTTAAAACAGATGGTTTTGCAATTGGCATTGGTCATACAAGATGGGCAACACATGGAAAACCAACAGAGTTAAACGCTCATCCGCATTTGGGGGAGAGCTCTTATGTAGTTCATAACGGAATTATAGAGAACTACGCAACTCTTAAAAAAGAGCTTCAAAATAGTGGAATAACATTTTTAAGTCAAACAGATACAGAGGTAATCGTTCATCAATTTGAGAAGAATCTCAAATTATGCAAAGATAGTTTTGAAGCTTTTGCTAAAACTATAAAAGAGCTACATGGTGCTTATGCTATCTTGCTTGTAACAAAGTCAAATCCTGAGACAATCTTTTTTGCAAAACATGGCTCACCTATGCTTGTTGGTATAAATGATGAAGATGAGAAGTATTTTGCCTCTTCTGACACTCCTCTAATTGGGCATTGCAAAAGTGTCTCTTATTTTGAAGATGGAGACTATGGGTATGTAACTTCTGATGAGATAACCATTTTTAATGCACTTGATATAAAAAAAGAGGCTAAATTTTCTGCTCTCTCACAAAACAAACTTCTTGCTCAAAAAGATGGTTTTAGATTTTTTATGGAAAAAGAGATTTATGAGCAGAGCGTTGTTATCTCAGACACACTCATGGGAAGATTAAGAGAAGATGAAGTTGTTTTTGATGAGCTTGACTCTACTCTCTTTGATGGCATAAATGAGATAAAACTTTGTGCATGTGGAACTTCTTACCACTCGGCTATGAGTGCTTCTTATCTGTTTGAGCGTTATTCAAAGATAAAAACATCACTAGAGATTGCAAGTGAGTTTAGATACAGAGAACCAATTATGACAAAAGATACGCTCTTTGTAGCAATCTCTCAAAGCGGTGAAACTGCCGATACACTTGAAACGTTAAAGATGGCAAAAGCAGCTGGGCTTAAAACTCTTGTAATCTGCAACGTTGATAACTCCTCTATGGTAAGAGTCGCTGATGCTGCAATTCTTACTCGTGCTGGAATAGAAAAAGGTGTAGCTTCGACAAAAGCATTTGCAACTCAAGTAGTTGTTTTTTGGATGCTCTCTTTATATGTAGCCAAACTCAAAGGTTCACTTACAAAAATGGAGATTGCTGCACACATCTCAACTCTTAGAGAAGTCCCCTCACATGTAAAAGTGGATGATGAGATGCATGAGCGCATCAAAAGGGTTTCTAAAAGATATCTTCATGGGCATGGATTTTTCTTTATCGGTAGAGATATATTTTATCCCTTAGCCTTAGAGGGTGCTCTAAAATTAAAAGAGATTTCATATCTCCACGCAGAGGGTTATCCTGCTGGAGAGATGAAGCATGGTCCTATTGCACTAGCTGATCCTGAGCTTTTTACTATTGCGCTACTGCCAAAACATCTTCACTATGAAAAATCAAAAAGCAATGTTGAAGAGTTAAGTGCTAGAGATTCTACTATCTGTGCAATTAGTCAGATTCCATTTGATAAAGCGGATGATTTTATAGAGATTACTACATGTGAGAGTTATATGCTTGAGTTTTTTGAGATGATGGTAGTTGTCCAACTTCTCTCATTAGAAATTTCTATAAGATTGGGAAATGACGTTGATATGCCTAGAAATCTAGCGAAAAGTGTTACTGTAGAATAA
- a CDS encoding BrnA antitoxin family protein: MKTLPKFKDQNEEMAFWEKNDVTDFFDVKSAKVVRFSKLKKSTKTISLRLPEDMLETIKVRANALDIPYQSFIKMLLQKELSVS; the protein is encoded by the coding sequence ATGAAAACTTTACCAAAATTTAAAGACCAAAACGAAGAGATGGCATTTTGGGAAAAAAATGATGTCACTGATTTTTTTGATGTCAAAAGTGCAAAAGTTGTACGCTTTAGCAAGCTTAAAAAAAGTACAAAAACTATATCGCTAAGACTTCCTGAAGATATGCTTGAGACCATAAAAGTAAGAGCAAATGCACTGGATATTCCTTATCAGTCATTTATAAAAATGTTACTTCAAAAAGAACTCTCTGTATCTTAG
- a CDS encoding Mrp/NBP35 family ATP-binding protein, whose translation MTKDIVNSALSKVLYPGFTKDIVTFGFVNSIEINGSDVSFNVEITSSAPEVAQQITDDATKELKAVGAGAVVVNVKAPKMPEAQKPKNKNIAPHIKNFLMVSSGKGGVGKSTTSVNIAIALAAQGKKVGLLDADIYGPNIPRMMGIEDQKPEVTGNKVLPMKAYGIEVMSMGSLMEPGQSLMWRGAMIMKAIEQFLRDILWSDLDVLVIDMPPGTGDAQLTLAQSVPVTAGLTVTTPQTVSLDDSRRSLDMFKKLNIPIAGIVENMSGFIAPDTGVEYDIFGKGTSGPMAKEFDTKIIAEIPIEPSIRTGGDEGKPITFVNPTSESAKRYMAAAASVWATIEEVNAKGGASNESVQPTTPPGVSACSV comes from the coding sequence ATGACTAAAGATATTGTAAATTCAGCACTCTCAAAAGTTTTATATCCTGGTTTTACTAAGGATATCGTTACTTTTGGATTTGTAAATAGCATAGAGATAAATGGCAGTGATGTAAGTTTTAATGTAGAGATTACATCTAGTGCACCAGAAGTTGCACAGCAAATTACGGATGATGCAACGAAAGAGCTAAAAGCAGTTGGCGCAGGGGCTGTTGTAGTAAATGTTAAAGCTCCAAAAATGCCTGAGGCTCAAAAGCCGAAAAATAAAAATATCGCTCCACACATCAAAAACTTTTTAATGGTAAGTTCTGGTAAAGGTGGTGTTGGAAAATCAACTACTTCTGTAAATATAGCTATTGCTCTTGCTGCTCAAGGCAAAAAAGTAGGTCTTTTAGATGCGGATATTTACGGTCCAAATATCCCTCGTATGATGGGTATTGAAGATCAAAAACCTGAGGTTACCGGAAATAAAGTTCTTCCTATGAAGGCTTATGGCATTGAAGTTATGTCAATGGGTTCACTTATGGAGCCAGGACAATCACTTATGTGGCGTGGTGCTATGATTATGAAGGCAATTGAGCAGTTCTTAAGAGATATTCTTTGGAGTGACTTAGATGTTTTAGTTATCGATATGCCTCCAGGAACTGGTGATGCACAACTAACACTGGCTCAAAGCGTGCCTGTAACTGCTGGTCTTACTGTTACAACACCACAAACTGTTTCTCTTGATGACTCTCGTCGTTCATTAGATATGTTTAAAAAATTAAATATTCCAATAGCTGGTATAGTTGAAAATATGAGTGGTTTTATCGCTCCAGATACTGGTGTAGAGTATGATATCTTTGGAAAAGGAACATCTGGTCCTATGGCTAAAGAGTTTGATACAAAGATAATTGCAGAGATTCCAATTGAGCCTAGTATTAGAACTGGCGGGGATGAGGGTAAACCTATCACTTTTGTAAATCCAACAAGTGAGAGTGCAAAACGTTATATGGCTGCTGCTGCTTCTGTATGGGCAACTATTGAAGAGGTAAATGCAAAAGGTGGAGCGAGCAATGAGAGCGTTCAGCCAACAACTCCTCCAGGTGTATCTGCTTGTAGCGTGTAA
- a CDS encoding HD domain-containing protein produces the protein MDIVLDIENIIEQNGSDFELSKLFKIYINEYKNSLSELFKKSQGKDFLVRHTKQLDSIISLMYKTILRRIFGNYIPMRSSIPIAIVALGSYGREQLCVHSDIDLLIVYEKIDGFNSELIIEKFFYLALDAGLKLGHRVHVVDDLFLSSKEEITIRTALMEARFITGSTLTWHSTTNVLTKIRLHNQREFILAKINESQLRHKKYPQSMQPNIKESAGGLRDSNLLFWIAQTIYGVKTLKDLTGSLFLDEEYKDYRIALELLFRVRSALHLITKKHEDRLLLELVPEVSAMLGFKNHTKMVTKVLEAQWRISNFTQIFVKKMAREFITDMSQFAKIKKGRICRGIYLIDDVVYASYNIPILPLNRLLEILVMLEDKPYKFDAGFLNQLTYAKIQYPLTSKSYSILREFFKKNYMYEFLKLFYDAGVLHHLFHSFKKVHHLPQFDGYHHYPVDIHSIKSVQALENIQDSFIKNIYDSLSENDKFLLKIITFFHDSGKGRNQDHSEVGAKLVALFAKKIKLKDEDIQRCITLVKHHVTMSNIAFKENIHNEKTLYKFMSNIEDVKNLKLLYILTYADINGVGEGVFNSFNSNLLYELYINTLEAAENFGRINDATKRINIEKRLAKLPEFLKLPRVLRNKLLHVESELFFFKHLPLDIIKIATIAKETQRYNFSINTQKSLSIEIYRKIPLNIGYLLAMLSHLDVASMEIFTLFDDLKYFKIEFIEHVDESDAFHIEEIINNAFDMNRHVRLKNVKIYPKEIQIDCEHSLTYAEITVNTQNQKGLLAYIMECFEELNINIVTAKIHSTKHKVRDSFLIEKQNDICNNVEKIYKTLITKGK, from the coding sequence TTGGATATAGTTTTAGATATTGAAAATATTATAGAGCAAAATGGAAGTGATTTTGAGCTCTCTAAACTTTTTAAAATATATATAAATGAGTATAAAAACTCTTTGTCTGAGCTTTTTAAAAAGAGTCAAGGAAAAGATTTTTTAGTTCGTCATACAAAACAACTCGACTCTATTATCTCTTTGATGTACAAAACAATCTTAAGACGTATATTTGGCAATTATATACCTATGAGAAGCTCTATTCCCATAGCTATTGTAGCTCTTGGAAGTTATGGCAGAGAGCAGTTGTGTGTTCATAGCGATATAGATTTACTTATAGTTTATGAGAAAATTGATGGGTTTAATAGCGAACTTATCATAGAGAAATTTTTCTATCTTGCTCTTGATGCTGGGCTTAAGTTAGGACATAGAGTACATGTAGTAGATGACCTCTTTCTCTCAAGTAAAGAGGAAATTACTATTAGAACAGCTTTAATGGAAGCGAGGTTTATAACAGGTTCAACTCTAACATGGCACAGCACTACAAATGTACTAACTAAGATACGTCTGCACAACCAAAGAGAGTTTATACTAGCAAAGATAAACGAATCTCAGCTAAGACATAAAAAGTACCCACAATCGATGCAACCAAATATAAAAGAGAGTGCAGGAGGACTTAGAGACTCAAATCTTCTCTTTTGGATAGCACAAACCATTTATGGCGTTAAAACGTTAAAAGATTTAACTGGCTCGCTATTTTTAGATGAGGAGTATAAAGATTATAGGATTGCCTTAGAGCTGCTCTTTCGTGTTAGAAGCGCTCTTCATCTAATTACAAAAAAACATGAAGATAGGCTTTTGCTTGAGCTTGTACCTGAAGTAAGTGCTATGCTTGGATTTAAAAACCATACAAAAATGGTAACTAAAGTTCTTGAAGCGCAGTGGCGTATAAGCAACTTTACTCAGATTTTTGTAAAAAAAATGGCAAGAGAGTTTATAACTGACATGTCACAATTTGCAAAAATAAAAAAAGGGCGGATTTGTAGAGGTATTTATCTCATTGATGATGTAGTTTATGCCTCTTACAACATACCAATTTTACCACTAAATAGACTACTTGAAATTTTAGTTATGCTTGAAGACAAACCATATAAATTTGACGCTGGATTTTTAAATCAACTAACATACGCAAAGATACAATACCCACTCACATCAAAGAGCTATAGCATTTTAAGAGAATTTTTTAAGAAAAACTACATGTATGAATTCTTAAAGCTTTTTTATGACGCAGGAGTTCTTCATCATCTATTTCACAGTTTTAAAAAAGTGCATCATCTACCGCAGTTTGACGGATATCATCACTACCCTGTAGATATTCACTCCATAAAATCAGTTCAAGCCTTAGAAAACATTCAAGACTCTTTTATAAAAAATATTTATGACTCTCTTAGTGAAAACGATAAATTTCTTCTAAAAATTATAACTTTTTTTCATGATAGCGGAAAAGGCAGAAATCAAGACCATAGCGAAGTTGGCGCAAAACTAGTAGCGCTATTTGCAAAAAAAATAAAGCTCAAAGATGAAGATATCCAAAGGTGCATTACACTTGTAAAACATCATGTAACTATGAGCAACATCGCTTTTAAAGAAAATATCCACAATGAAAAAACTCTATATAAATTTATGTCAAATATAGAAGATGTAAAAAATCTAAAACTTCTTTATATCCTAACTTATGCTGATATAAATGGTGTTGGAGAAGGAGTTTTTAACTCTTTTAACTCAAATCTTCTTTATGAACTTTACATAAATACACTTGAAGCCGCTGAGAATTTTGGAAGAATAAATGATGCAACAAAGAGAATAAATATAGAAAAACGCTTAGCAAAGCTTCCAGAATTTCTAAAACTCCCTAGAGTTTTGAGAAATAAACTCCTACATGTAGAGTCTGAACTCTTCTTTTTTAAACACTTACCACTTGATATTATAAAAATTGCAACTATTGCAAAAGAGACTCAAAGATATAACTTCTCAATCAATACCCAAAAATCACTAAGCATAGAGATTTATAGAAAAATACCCCTAAACATCGGCTATCTTCTAGCAATGCTTAGCCACCTTGATGTAGCTTCAATGGAGATTTTCACACTTTTTGATGATTTGAAATACTTTAAGATAGAGTTTATAGAGCATGTTGATGAGAGCGATGCCTTTCATATAGAAGAGATTATAAACAATGCTTTTGACATGAACAGACATGTCAGACTAAAAAACGTAAAGATTTATCCAAAAGAGATACAAATAGATTGTGAACACTCACTCACTTACGCTGAAATCACAGTTAACACACAAAATCAAAAAGGGCTCTTAGCTTATATAATGGAGTGTTTTGAGGAGTTAAACATAAATATTGTAACTGCAAAAATACACAGTACAAAGCATAAAGTAAGAGATAGCTTCTTAATCGAGAAACAAAACGATATATGCAATAATGTCGAGAAAATATATAAAACATTGATAACTAAAGGCAAGTAA
- a CDS encoding bifunctional 2-C-methyl-D-erythritol 4-phosphate cytidylyltransferase/2-C-methyl-D-erythritol 2,4-cyclodiphosphate synthase — MHTITLILLAAGSSSRFELDIKKQWLRVGDRPLWHFVADRCEKTGYFDKIIITSSLDDIEFMKNYADYTFVEGGQTRQQSLKNSLLHVDTEYVLVSDVARSCIDEAFLKKIISHVGKSDAVVPYLNITDTIVYDDKTIDRERVKRVQTPQLSLTTALKSALLREEEFTDESSAIVANGGSREFILGQESAHKITHIEDLKKLSCLSAPSSDTLSGVGFDVHAFDDKGEMFLGGIKIDSEYGFLAHSDGDVAIHALIDALLGAAGMGDIGMMFPDNDVKYKGADSKELLGTLVTKLRHFGFVIVNVDITIAAEKPRIGNYKMAMRKKISSILGIDAQRVNIKATTTEKLGFIGRGEGVGVIANANLKYFDWTKI; from the coding sequence TTGCATACTATTACACTTATTTTACTCGCAGCGGGTAGCTCTTCACGTTTTGAACTAGATATAAAGAAACAGTGGCTAAGAGTTGGCGATAGACCATTGTGGCATTTTGTAGCAGATAGATGCGAAAAAACAGGCTACTTTGATAAAATTATTATCACTTCTTCTCTTGATGATATAGAATTTATGAAAAATTATGCGGACTATACATTTGTTGAGGGTGGACAAACAAGACAACAATCCCTAAAAAACTCTCTTTTACATGTAGATACTGAGTATGTACTTGTAAGCGATGTAGCTCGCTCTTGCATAGATGAAGCTTTTTTAAAAAAAATAATTTCACATGTAGGCAAGAGTGACGCTGTTGTTCCTTATCTAAACATCACAGACACTATCGTATATGACGATAAAACAATAGATAGAGAGCGTGTGAAAAGAGTTCAAACCCCTCAACTCTCACTAACAACAGCTCTAAAATCAGCACTCTTAAGAGAAGAAGAGTTTACAGATGAGAGCAGTGCCATAGTGGCAAATGGAGGAAGTAGAGAGTTTATTTTAGGGCAAGAGAGTGCCCATAAAATAACTCATATAGAGGATTTAAAAAAACTCTCATGCCTTAGTGCGCCATCAAGCGACACATTAAGTGGTGTTGGTTTTGATGTCCACGCCTTTGATGATAAAGGTGAGATGTTTTTAGGTGGCATAAAGATAGATTCTGAGTATGGCTTTCTGGCTCATAGTGATGGAGATGTGGCTATTCATGCTCTAATCGACGCACTTCTTGGTGCTGCTGGCATGGGAGATATCGGTATGATGTTTCCAGACAATGATGTAAAATACAAAGGGGCAGATTCTAAAGAACTCTTAGGAACTCTTGTTACAAAACTTCGCCATTTTGGATTTGTTATAGTAAATGTAGATATAACTATTGCAGCAGAGAAACCAAGGATTGGCAATTATAAAATGGCAATGAGAAAGAAAATTAGCTCCATTTTGGGCATTGATGCTCAAAGAGTAAACATTAAAGCTACAACAACAGAGAAACTCGGTTTTATCGGTAGAGGTGAAGGTGTGGGCGTTATTGCAAATGCAAATTTAAAATATTTTGATTGGACAAAGATTTGA